One window from the genome of Amycolatopsis sp. NBC_01480 encodes:
- a CDS encoding GNAT family N-acetyltransferase: MISIEPWDSPDAVTLRQAQRDELNARYETPDHEAGPVPTAESIALFLVARDQDGKPVGCGGLRRLGPGEAEIKRMYVVPEARGSGLSTRLLRALEEQARSYGVTRLLLETGIRQPDAMRFYEREGYRAIDAFGAYRGDPLARCYAREITAVTPFGLFPENAVE, encoded by the coding sequence GTGATCAGCATCGAGCCCTGGGACTCTCCCGACGCCGTCACGCTCCGGCAGGCGCAGCGAGACGAGCTGAACGCCCGCTACGAGACCCCGGACCACGAAGCCGGGCCGGTCCCGACCGCCGAAAGCATCGCGCTGTTCCTGGTCGCGCGTGACCAGGACGGCAAGCCCGTCGGGTGCGGCGGCCTACGCCGGCTCGGCCCGGGCGAGGCCGAGATCAAGCGCATGTACGTCGTCCCGGAAGCCCGCGGTTCAGGTCTCTCCACCCGGCTGCTGCGTGCCCTCGAAGAGCAGGCCCGCAGCTACGGCGTCACCCGGCTGCTGCTGGAGACCGGCATCCGCCAGCCGGACGCGATGCGTTTCTACGAACGTGAGGGGTACCGCGCGATCGACGCTTTCGGCGCGTATCGCGGAGACCCGCTGGCCCGCTGTTACGCCCGCGAAATCACCGCCGTTACTCCATTCGGCCTATTCCCCGAAAACGCGGTCGAATAG
- a CDS encoding lytic transglycosylase domain-containing protein, which yields MPKHRPRPERARSVRHRTAAALAGGALVVLPTVTASGLPAPLAVQSPLGGGQPALAAPFFPPDIALPPIAVDGSLPQPPVPSPLMVPGAQAGNGSSAPSGPLGIPGSMLKAYKNAADIMAKEQPGCHLDWELIAAIGRIESNHARGGYVDAKGNTLEPILGPVLNGAGAFAAIRDTDGGRYDGDRTWDRAVGAMQFIPSTWNGYASDGNGDGIADPNNVYDESLATARYLCSGGLDLSSDAMQRLAVRRYNNSQSYVDTVMSYAAAYRGGVSQLPDSQVPIGAPPGPGAVDAAAGSPGGDPAPPVTQPPPSSVPPSQLPPTSTTPTSSSPTSTPTSPTTPTTPTSPTSSTPTSDSPPPTTPTTPTTPTTTSSSGAPAGSGSSSAPATTSTPAG from the coding sequence ATGCCGAAACACCGGCCACGCCCGGAACGCGCCCGCTCGGTCCGGCACCGGACGGCGGCCGCCCTCGCGGGTGGCGCGCTCGTCGTGCTGCCGACGGTGACCGCGTCGGGCCTGCCGGCCCCGCTCGCCGTGCAGAGCCCGCTTGGCGGCGGGCAGCCGGCGCTGGCCGCGCCGTTCTTCCCGCCGGACATCGCGCTCCCGCCGATCGCCGTGGACGGCAGCCTGCCGCAGCCGCCGGTGCCCTCGCCGCTGATGGTGCCCGGCGCGCAGGCCGGCAACGGGTCCTCGGCGCCGTCCGGGCCGCTCGGCATTCCCGGCAGCATGCTCAAGGCGTACAAGAACGCGGCCGACATCATGGCCAAGGAGCAGCCCGGCTGCCACCTCGACTGGGAGCTGATCGCCGCGATCGGCCGCATCGAGTCGAACCACGCGCGCGGCGGCTACGTCGACGCGAAGGGCAACACCCTCGAGCCGATCCTGGGCCCGGTGCTCAACGGCGCCGGCGCGTTCGCCGCGATCCGCGACACCGACGGCGGCCGCTACGACGGCGACCGCACGTGGGACCGCGCTGTCGGCGCCATGCAGTTCATCCCGTCGACCTGGAACGGCTACGCCTCCGACGGCAACGGCGACGGCATCGCCGACCCGAACAACGTCTACGACGAGTCGCTGGCCACCGCGCGGTACCTGTGCTCCGGCGGGCTGGACCTGTCCAGCGACGCGATGCAGCGGCTGGCCGTGCGCCGGTACAACAATTCGCAGTCCTATGTGGACACCGTGATGTCCTACGCCGCGGCGTACCGCGGCGGGGTCTCGCAGTTGCCGGACAGCCAGGTCCCGATCGGCGCGCCGCCGGGGCCGGGCGCCGTCGACGCGGCCGCGGGCAGCCCGGGCGGGGATCCGGCGCCGCCGGTCACGCAGCCGCCGCCGTCGAGCGTGCCGCCTTCGCAGCTGCCGCCGACCAGCACGACGCCGACCAGCAGCTCGCCCACGAGCACACCGACCAGCCCGACCACACCCACAACGCCGACCAGTCCGACGTCGAGCACGCCGACCAGCGACAGCCCGCCGCCGACCACTCCCACCACGCCGACGACCCCGACCACCACGTCGTCCTCGGGTGCCCCGGCGGGCTCGGGCAGCAGCTCAGCGCCGGCGACCACCAGCACGCCGGCCGGCTGA
- a CDS encoding TetR/AcrR family transcriptional regulator, translating into MPRQRDVTAQRELLSGAVWQVLAEEGLPGLTVRAVAARAGCTSGLVMHTFPTKRALLLHARELLHERTAARADALQDAGGEPRAVLRDVLLRAVTLTPEAADEARVWVGFLAAALADPELAARHRANNRSFVTRIARLTGAVGPEWTDERCRAVAKRLVALAEGLNTLAAADPETYSPAMQRDAVAAAVAAL; encoded by the coding sequence ATGCCAAGACAGCGTGACGTCACCGCTCAGCGGGAACTCCTGTCCGGCGCCGTCTGGCAGGTGCTGGCGGAGGAGGGGTTGCCCGGCCTGACGGTCCGCGCGGTCGCCGCCCGCGCCGGGTGCACGAGCGGGCTGGTCATGCACACGTTCCCGACCAAGCGGGCGCTGCTGCTGCACGCCCGGGAGCTGCTGCACGAGCGCACCGCCGCCCGCGCGGACGCGTTGCAGGACGCGGGCGGCGAGCCTCGGGCCGTGCTGCGCGACGTGCTTCTCCGGGCGGTCACGCTCACCCCCGAAGCGGCCGACGAGGCGCGCGTCTGGGTCGGGTTCCTCGCCGCCGCGCTGGCCGATCCGGAACTGGCCGCCCGGCACCGCGCGAACAACCGCTCGTTTGTCACCCGGATCGCGCGGCTGACCGGCGCCGTCGGTCCTGAGTGGACAGACGAGCGGTGCCGAGCGGTGGCGAAACGGCTGGTGGCCTTGGCCGAAGGCCTCAACACCCTGGCCGCCGCGGATCCGGAGACTTATTCGCCGGCCATGCAGCGCGACGCGGTCGCCGCTGCTGTTGCCGCGCTGTAA
- a CDS encoding VOC family protein: MPFHHICVMVSDLDRSLPFYRDLLGFKNVLADHAEPGGGWFDAPTLDDILGTKNASNRIVIVADDSGATLELQQAHNPRTTKTPDEYLRYGATGLAELAIAVTDIDDLFQRVKAAGHETQTGYIWSPSPGLRSFLFYDPDGALIQAMETRAA, from the coding sequence GTGCCTTTCCACCACATCTGCGTCATGGTGAGCGATCTGGACCGATCGCTGCCGTTCTACCGGGACCTGCTGGGATTCAAGAACGTCCTGGCCGACCACGCCGAGCCCGGCGGCGGCTGGTTCGACGCCCCGACGCTCGACGACATCCTCGGCACGAAAAACGCGTCGAACCGGATCGTGATCGTCGCCGATGATTCCGGCGCCACACTGGAGCTGCAACAGGCGCACAATCCGCGCACCACCAAGACCCCGGACGAATACCTGCGTTACGGCGCGACCGGCCTGGCGGAGCTGGCGATCGCGGTGACCGACATCGACGACCTCTTCCAGCGGGTCAAGGCCGCCGGTCACGAGACCCAGACCGGCTACATCTGGTCCCCCTCACCCGGGCTCCGGTCTTTCCTGTTCTACGACCCCGACGGCGCACTCATCCAGGCCATGGAAACCCGAGCCGCGTAA
- a CDS encoding NADP-dependent oxidoreductase: MKAVQYRTFGGPEVLEIVDLPEPKTFADFVLVRIEAAGLNPADLAYQSGAVDFLVDSLFPVTPGWDLAGVVERLGASATGFRPGDEVIGYVRGKAMHYGTYAEKIWAEPHQLIRKPKNLTWAQAAGLPVAGLTAYQAILHSLRVTEGDTVLVHGAAGGVGHLAVQIAVAQGARVLGTGSEASQAFIESLGATPVRYGDELVDQVLKIVPDGVDAVLDTAGRGSLATTPALAAPGVRAASITQSLTDYPGTIAVYLKLDGEDLTGLVELVESGKVTVHVDRAFPLEEAADAQRLLAGGHVRGKVVLENRRNR; encoded by the coding sequence ATGAAAGCTGTTCAGTACCGGACCTTCGGTGGACCCGAGGTCCTCGAAATCGTCGACCTCCCGGAACCGAAGACGTTCGCTGATTTCGTCCTGGTGCGGATCGAGGCGGCGGGGCTCAATCCGGCGGATCTGGCGTACCAGAGCGGAGCCGTGGACTTTCTCGTGGATTCCCTCTTCCCCGTGACGCCCGGCTGGGACCTGGCCGGGGTCGTCGAGCGGCTCGGCGCCTCGGCGACCGGATTCCGGCCCGGCGACGAGGTGATCGGGTACGTCCGCGGCAAGGCCATGCACTACGGCACCTACGCGGAGAAGATCTGGGCCGAACCGCACCAGCTCATCCGCAAGCCGAAGAACCTGACCTGGGCCCAGGCCGCCGGGCTGCCGGTCGCCGGGCTCACCGCGTACCAGGCGATCCTGCACAGCCTCCGGGTGACGGAAGGCGACACGGTCCTTGTCCACGGTGCGGCAGGCGGAGTCGGGCACCTCGCCGTCCAGATCGCCGTGGCACAGGGAGCCCGGGTGCTCGGCACGGGCTCCGAGGCCAGCCAGGCGTTCATCGAGTCACTCGGCGCGACGCCGGTGCGGTACGGCGACGAACTCGTCGACCAGGTGCTGAAGATCGTTCCGGACGGAGTCGATGCCGTGCTCGACACCGCGGGCCGCGGCTCTCTGGCCACGACGCCGGCGCTCGCCGCCCCGGGGGTGCGGGCCGCTTCCATCACGCAGTCCCTCACCGATTATCCCGGGACCATCGCCGTTTACCTCAAACTCGACGGCGAGGACCTGACCGGGCTGGTGGAGCTGGTCGAGTCGGGCAAGGTCACGGTGCACGTCGACCGCGCCTTCCCACTGGAGGAGGCGGCGGACGCCCAGCGGCTGCTGGCCGGCGGCCACGTCCGGGGCAAGGTCGTCCTGGAGAACCGCAGGAATAGGTGA
- a CDS encoding urea carboxylase-associated family protein, whose protein sequence is MVEPAYQAAAGGALDVDREFYRRLASSHSAHELVEAFEIPIRSGRAWTVPQGHLCRIVTVEGPQVGDLNVWNRHDPRERLWASRTRQLQRAHVSTFDRLWSTLPFLRPLLTITADTLADYGTDADGGRVHDLLGTRCDPYVNRMLTGEDFDFHCHSNLVRAVLPYGLTEFDVHDVLNVFQCTGLTAEDKYFMAACPARPGDHLEFFAEQDLLCALSTCPGGDLSIPLWGPDARDPIDVCHPIGIEVYRPATDLLDGWNPPGRAEYRGLHGIRVPEGQSSK, encoded by the coding sequence ATGGTGGAACCCGCCTATCAGGCGGCCGCGGGCGGCGCCCTCGACGTGGACCGTGAGTTCTACAGACGGCTCGCCAGCAGCCACAGCGCGCACGAGCTGGTCGAGGCGTTCGAGATCCCGATCCGCTCCGGGCGGGCGTGGACCGTGCCGCAGGGCCACCTGTGCCGGATCGTCACCGTCGAGGGCCCGCAGGTCGGGGACCTCAACGTGTGGAACCGGCACGATCCGCGGGAACGGCTGTGGGCTTCGCGCACCCGGCAGCTGCAGCGCGCGCACGTGAGCACGTTCGACCGGCTCTGGTCGACACTGCCGTTCCTGCGCCCGTTGCTCACCATCACCGCGGACACGCTGGCGGACTACGGCACCGACGCCGACGGCGGCCGCGTGCACGACCTGCTCGGCACGCGCTGCGACCCGTACGTCAACCGGATGCTCACCGGCGAGGACTTCGACTTCCACTGCCATTCCAACCTGGTGCGCGCCGTCCTCCCGTACGGCCTGACCGAGTTCGACGTGCACGACGTGCTCAATGTCTTCCAATGCACCGGGTTGACCGCCGAAGACAAGTACTTCATGGCGGCCTGCCCCGCCCGGCCCGGCGACCACCTGGAGTTCTTCGCCGAGCAGGACCTGCTCTGCGCGCTGTCCACCTGCCCCGGCGGCGACCTCTCGATCCCGTTGTGGGGCCCCGACGCCCGCGATCCGATCGACGTCTGCCACCCGATCGGCATCGAGGTCTACCGGCCCGCCACGGACCTTCTTGACGGCTGGAACCCGCCTGGGCGCGCGGAATACCGTGGCCTGCATGGGATCCGCGTGCCCGAGGGTCAGTCTTCGAAGTAG
- a CDS encoding winged helix-turn-helix transcriptional regulator — translation MTEAIDLAPDVKRADCPSRGVLEHVTSRWGVLVLVALLERSFRFSELRREVGGVSEKMLAQTLQTLERDGFVDRDAKPVIPPRVDYSLTALGREAAEQVWSLARWTERRVPQVLAAREDYDQARRDS, via the coding sequence ATGACCGAGGCGATCGACCTGGCCCCCGACGTCAAGCGCGCGGACTGCCCGTCGCGCGGCGTGCTCGAACACGTCACCAGCCGGTGGGGCGTGCTGGTGCTCGTCGCGCTGCTGGAGCGCTCGTTTCGGTTCAGCGAGCTGCGCCGCGAGGTCGGCGGCGTGAGCGAGAAGATGCTGGCTCAGACCCTGCAGACGCTGGAACGCGACGGTTTTGTGGACCGCGACGCCAAGCCGGTGATCCCGCCGCGCGTCGACTATTCGCTCACCGCGCTCGGGCGCGAGGCGGCCGAGCAGGTGTGGTCGCTGGCGCGCTGGACCGAGCGGCGGGTTCCGCAGGTTCTGGCGGCGCGCGAGGACTACGACCAGGCGCGCCGCGACTCCTGA
- a CDS encoding J-domain-containing protein translates to MVPATKRKPIGASFGSWVDRQINAAQERGDFDDLPGAGKPLPKPTGRDSATEWVRQRLKEDDLSAIDLLPPSLALPREIQDLPAKLAKVRAERRVREIVEDLNARIRDAHRRPQVGPPLTAVPLDVEETVQEWRAARG, encoded by the coding sequence GTGGTTCCCGCGACCAAGCGCAAGCCGATCGGCGCGTCCTTCGGGTCCTGGGTGGACCGGCAGATCAACGCCGCGCAGGAACGCGGCGACTTCGACGATCTGCCCGGCGCGGGCAAGCCCCTGCCGAAGCCCACGGGCCGGGACAGCGCCACCGAGTGGGTGCGGCAGCGGCTGAAGGAAGACGACCTCAGCGCCATCGACCTGCTGCCGCCGTCGCTCGCGTTGCCGCGGGAAATCCAGGACCTGCCCGCGAAGCTGGCGAAGGTCCGCGCGGAACGGCGGGTGCGCGAGATCGTCGAAGACCTCAACGCCCGGATCCGCGACGCCCACCGCCGCCCACAGGTCGGGCCGCCGCTGACCGCCGTGCCGCTGGACGTCGAGGAAACCGTGCAGGAGTGGCGCGCCGCGCGCGGGTGA
- a CDS encoding LysR family transcriptional regulator, translating into MNQLETRELAYFVAVAETLHFGQAAERLGITQPPLSRAIAQLERRVGVPLLERTTRQVTLTAAGEVFLAECRAILAAMDTAVRKAHKAADRQRITVAVRPSAGPGVLPALLAAGTQGVLVDVVFTYDEISALRDGTADIALMCQSAAIPGLELMELGLEQPIALLPAGHPLADRPFVTLAEVEALPGYAAQMPNEALDTMVDRVALGQLVVVVGDSVRDRLGGTVRVVPVRGYPATQLVLAWLPAARTTVSRLTAAAQALLAAQAATVGVGSAGVGDADLGDTQPLGGTRNQQDAARAAAPVGSEASPGGQPDA; encoded by the coding sequence ATGAATCAGCTGGAGACCCGGGAGCTGGCCTATTTCGTGGCGGTCGCCGAGACGCTGCACTTCGGCCAGGCCGCGGAGCGCCTCGGCATCACCCAGCCGCCGCTTTCCCGCGCCATCGCCCAGCTGGAACGGCGCGTCGGCGTCCCGCTGCTGGAGCGCACCACGCGCCAGGTGACGCTGACCGCCGCGGGCGAGGTCTTCCTGGCCGAATGCCGCGCGATCCTGGCGGCGATGGACACCGCCGTGCGTAAGGCGCACAAGGCCGCCGATCGGCAACGGATCACCGTCGCTGTCCGCCCGTCGGCCGGCCCCGGCGTCCTTCCTGCCCTGCTCGCCGCCGGCACGCAGGGGGTGCTCGTCGACGTCGTTTTCACCTACGACGAGATCAGCGCCCTCCGGGACGGCACTGCGGACATCGCCCTCATGTGCCAGTCGGCCGCCATCCCCGGTCTGGAGCTGATGGAGCTGGGACTGGAACAGCCGATAGCGCTGCTTCCGGCGGGCCACCCACTGGCCGACCGGCCGTTCGTGACCCTCGCCGAGGTCGAGGCCCTGCCGGGCTACGCGGCGCAGATGCCGAACGAGGCACTGGACACCATGGTCGACCGCGTCGCGCTCGGACAGCTGGTGGTCGTTGTCGGGGACAGCGTTCGCGACCGGCTCGGCGGGACGGTGCGGGTGGTGCCGGTTCGGGGATACCCTGCCACGCAACTGGTTCTGGCCTGGCTCCCGGCCGCACGCACGACTGTTTCTCGGCTTACTGCGGCTGCTCAGGCGCTGTTGGCGGCGCAGGCTGCGACTGTTGGGGTGGGGAGCGCTGGGGTGGGAGATGCCGACCTCGGCGACACCCAGCCACTCGGCGGGACCCGCAATCAGCAGGATGCGGCGCGGGCGGCAGCACCCGTCGGCAGCGAGGCGAGCCCTGGCGGTCAGCCCGACGCATGA
- a CDS encoding SDR family NAD(P)-dependent oxidoreductase — protein sequence MSWNPGSPPDLSGRTYAVTGGNSGIGYFISEQLAAAGAHVVILGRNPERLRTAVAAIRGHVGAAAEVSTIPLDLADLESVASAAEALVRLGRVDALVENAGTTSPGRTRQTTKQGFELALGTNHLGHFALTALAMPVLKSTPGSRVVPTGSLISLLVKFDLDDLQSERKYSEFRAYGLSKHAVTSFGLELDRRLRASNVDVHCVLTHPGLCLDGGSPSREGISKPSRLARLSPITQGEDHGAWPAVRAATDPSAVGGEYYGPSRATAGRPVRHRATAADRDPAKAARLWELSEKLTGVVFTV from the coding sequence GTGTCCTGGAACCCCGGGTCGCCGCCTGACCTGTCCGGCCGGACCTACGCGGTGACCGGGGGCAACTCCGGGATCGGCTACTTCATCTCCGAGCAGCTCGCCGCGGCCGGCGCGCACGTGGTCATCCTCGGCCGGAATCCCGAGCGCTTGCGCACCGCCGTGGCCGCCATCCGCGGGCACGTCGGCGCCGCGGCGGAGGTGAGCACCATCCCGCTGGACCTGGCCGACCTCGAGTCGGTGGCGTCGGCGGCCGAGGCGCTGGTCCGGCTGGGACGGGTCGACGCGCTGGTCGAAAACGCGGGCACGACGTCGCCCGGCCGCACGCGGCAGACCACCAAGCAGGGCTTCGAGCTGGCCCTGGGCACGAACCACCTCGGTCACTTCGCGTTGACCGCGCTGGCCATGCCGGTACTGAAGTCGACGCCCGGCAGCCGCGTGGTCCCGACGGGCAGCCTCATCTCCCTGCTGGTGAAGTTCGATCTCGACGATCTGCAGAGTGAGCGAAAGTACTCGGAATTCCGGGCGTACGGCCTGTCCAAGCACGCCGTGACGTCGTTCGGCCTCGAGCTGGATCGACGGCTGCGTGCGTCCAATGTGGACGTCCACTGTGTCCTCACTCATCCGGGCCTCTGCCTCGACGGCGGGAGCCCCTCGCGCGAAGGCATCAGCAAGCCTTCGCGGCTCGCCCGCCTTTCACCGATCACGCAGGGCGAGGATCACGGTGCTTGGCCCGCCGTTCGCGCGGCGACCGACCCGTCTGCCGTCGGCGGCGAGTACTACGGCCCGAGCCGGGCGACCGCCGGCCGTCCGGTGCGGCACCGGGCCACTGCCGCCGACCGCGACCCGGCAAAAGCCGCCCGGTTGTGGGAGCTTTCCGAAAAGCTGACCGGCGTCGTATTCACGGTATGA
- a CDS encoding TetR/AcrR family transcriptional regulator — translation MPAGSCGEEPTVDDQIDRTLRLLWRDREVRAGEPARGRRPTLTVARIVAAAIAVADADGLAATSMHRVAKELGAGTMTLYTYVPGKTELVDLMVDDALVERRLPKPGEPRLGDWRAQVKLYSDRTREVHRRHPWLREMSRVRPALGPGQLAGQEYLLSIVDCLGLPPRLAVAAANSIATHVDANAALEAESAHLERSTGQSNDAWWDQRSSFWGKYFDIEAHPAMNRTWLGGGFDQSAGEQAAEAYEFGLDRLLDGIERGRYFED, via the coding sequence ATGCCGGCCGGTTCGTGCGGCGAAGAGCCGACCGTCGACGACCAGATCGACCGGACCCTGCGCCTGCTCTGGCGGGACCGGGAGGTCCGCGCGGGCGAGCCGGCGCGGGGGCGGCGTCCCACGCTCACCGTCGCCCGCATCGTCGCCGCGGCCATCGCGGTCGCCGACGCCGACGGCCTGGCCGCCACGTCGATGCACCGCGTGGCCAAGGAACTGGGCGCGGGCACGATGACCCTCTATACCTATGTGCCGGGAAAAACCGAGCTGGTCGACCTGATGGTGGACGACGCACTGGTCGAACGCCGCCTGCCCAAGCCCGGCGAGCCCCGGCTCGGCGACTGGCGCGCACAGGTGAAGCTCTACTCCGACCGCACGCGCGAAGTCCATCGACGGCACCCGTGGCTGCGCGAGATGTCCCGCGTGCGGCCGGCGCTGGGCCCGGGGCAGCTCGCCGGGCAGGAGTACCTGTTGTCCATAGTGGACTGTCTTGGGCTGCCCCCGCGCCTGGCCGTCGCCGCGGCCAACAGCATCGCCACCCACGTGGACGCGAACGCCGCGCTCGAGGCCGAGAGCGCCCACCTGGAGCGCAGTACCGGCCAGTCGAACGACGCGTGGTGGGATCAGCGCTCGTCGTTCTGGGGCAAGTACTTCGACATCGAAGCGCACCCGGCCATGAACCGCACCTGGCTCGGCGGCGGGTTCGACCAGAGCGCGGGCGAACAGGCGGCTGAAGCGTACGAATTCGGGCTTGACCGGTTGCTGGACGGGATCGAGCGCGGCCGCTACTTCGAAGACTGA
- a CDS encoding helix-turn-helix domain-containing protein — protein sequence MPQESSHRVVMVVDEGSNPFEMGVATELFGLRRPELDRPWYEFTLASAGPEVTMHLGMFTLSGVAGLDAVDAADTVIVPNRPDPETPAHPGVLAAIRRAQERGARLMSFCTGAFTLAEAGVLDGRRATTHWRWAAEFIARYPRVRLEPDVLFVDEGNVLTAAGSAAALDLGLYVIQRDHGAEIANAVSRRLVFAGHRDGGQRQFVARPVPAVPDTSLAPVLEWARANLGRALTVADLAARAATSPATLHRRFRAELGATPLSWLTTERVTLACRLIERGELRLDHIASASGFGTAANLRAQLRRHTGLSPSEYRRRFGPAA from the coding sequence ATGCCGCAAGAATCCTCGCACCGGGTCGTGATGGTGGTGGACGAGGGCTCGAACCCGTTCGAAATGGGCGTCGCCACCGAGCTGTTCGGCTTGCGCCGGCCCGAGCTGGACCGGCCGTGGTACGAGTTCACACTCGCCTCCGCCGGCCCGGAAGTGACCATGCACCTGGGGATGTTCACGCTGTCCGGGGTCGCGGGGCTGGACGCCGTCGACGCGGCGGACACGGTGATCGTGCCGAACCGCCCGGATCCGGAGACGCCCGCGCACCCCGGCGTGCTGGCCGCGATCCGGCGCGCGCAAGAGCGGGGCGCGCGGCTGATGAGCTTCTGCACCGGCGCGTTCACCCTCGCCGAAGCGGGTGTTCTGGACGGACGGCGGGCGACCACGCATTGGCGCTGGGCGGCGGAGTTCATAGCCCGATACCCGCGGGTGCGGCTGGAGCCGGACGTCCTGTTCGTCGACGAGGGCAACGTGCTCACGGCAGCGGGCAGCGCGGCGGCCCTGGACCTGGGCCTGTACGTGATCCAGCGCGACCACGGCGCGGAAATCGCGAACGCCGTCAGCCGGCGGCTGGTCTTCGCCGGCCACCGCGACGGCGGCCAGCGGCAGTTCGTGGCCCGTCCGGTGCCGGCGGTCCCGGACACCTCGCTCGCGCCGGTGCTGGAGTGGGCGCGGGCGAACCTCGGCCGCGCGCTGACCGTCGCCGATCTGGCCGCGCGTGCTGCCACGAGCCCGGCCACACTGCACCGCCGTTTCCGCGCGGAACTCGGCGCCACGCCGTTGTCGTGGCTGACCACCGAACGCGTCACGCTGGCGTGCCGCCTGATCGAACGCGGCGAACTGCGCCTCGACCACATCGCGTCCGCCAGCGGCTTCGGCACGGCGGCCAACCTCCGCGCCCAGCTGCGGCGGCACACCGGGCTGAGCCCTTCGGAGTACCGGCGACGCTTCGGCCCGGCCGCCTAG
- a CDS encoding cupin domain-containing protein gives MSENPINLQSVLDGFDAVWSPRIVDTVNDYDIRLARFAGEHVWHVHEETDEFFLVLDGEIGIGLREPAGERVVTVTRGSVFVVPRGTFHKPSSKAGAAVLLVEPTGTLSVGDQHEEVPDYVDVTVGHRV, from the coding sequence ATGAGCGAAAACCCGATCAACCTCCAGTCCGTGCTCGACGGTTTCGACGCCGTGTGGAGCCCCCGCATCGTCGACACCGTCAACGACTACGACATCCGCCTCGCCCGCTTCGCCGGCGAGCACGTGTGGCACGTCCACGAGGAAACCGACGAGTTCTTCCTGGTCCTCGACGGCGAGATCGGGATCGGCCTGCGCGAGCCCGCGGGCGAACGGGTGGTCACGGTGACCCGCGGATCGGTCTTCGTGGTCCCGCGCGGCACGTTCCACAAGCCGTCTTCGAAGGCGGGCGCGGCCGTGCTGCTGGTTGAGCCGACGGGCACGCTCTCGGTGGGCGACCAGCACGAAGAAGTGCCCGACTATGTGGACGTGACGGTCGGCCATCGCGTCTGA
- a CDS encoding SDR family oxidoreductase — translation MSIVITGATGQLGQLVVADLLAAGVAPDDVTAIARSKEKAAGLGVHVHVGDYDRPETLEGAFGPGDRVLLISGPDAGRRVPQHTAVVDAAKAAGVAQLAYTGVFGGPKADFALAEEHRVTEDLILASGLPYTFLRNNWYSDVYTAGLADTVARGAVTNSVPPEARIATASRADYAAAAAIVLRTEGHLNAAYELSGDKAWTFGEFAAEVARQSGKPVVHNSVSPEENTKILISVGLPEAFAEVLTGVDDAIGRGLLAGTPGDLSRLIGRPTTPIADSIAAALAA, via the coding sequence ATGAGCATCGTCATCACCGGAGCCACCGGCCAGCTCGGCCAGCTCGTCGTCGCGGACCTGCTGGCGGCGGGGGTCGCACCGGACGACGTCACCGCCATCGCCCGCAGCAAGGAGAAGGCCGCCGGCCTGGGCGTCCACGTGCACGTCGGCGACTACGACCGGCCGGAGACGCTCGAAGGCGCGTTCGGGCCGGGCGATCGCGTGCTGCTGATCTCCGGTCCCGACGCGGGCAGGCGCGTTCCGCAGCACACCGCCGTGGTCGACGCCGCGAAGGCTGCGGGCGTCGCGCAACTCGCGTACACGGGCGTCTTCGGCGGCCCGAAGGCGGACTTCGCGCTCGCCGAGGAGCACCGCGTCACCGAGGACCTGATCCTCGCTTCCGGTCTGCCGTATACGTTCCTGCGCAACAACTGGTACAGCGACGTCTATACCGCCGGCCTCGCGGACACGGTCGCGCGCGGCGCCGTCACCAACAGCGTTCCGCCGGAAGCCCGCATCGCCACGGCGAGCCGCGCGGACTACGCGGCCGCGGCAGCGATCGTGCTGCGCACCGAAGGGCACCTGAACGCCGCGTACGAGCTGAGCGGCGACAAGGCATGGACGTTCGGGGAGTTCGCCGCCGAGGTCGCCCGGCAGAGCGGCAAGCCGGTGGTGCACAACTCCGTGAGCCCGGAGGAGAACACGAAGATCCTGATCTCCGTCGGGTTGCCGGAGGCGTTCGCCGAGGTGCTGACGGGTGTGGACGACGCCATCGGCCGGGGTCTGCTCGCCGGCACGCCGGGCGACCTGTCGCGGCTGATCGGACGGCCGACGACGCCGATCGCCGACTCGATCGCGGCGGCCCTGGCGGCTTAG